A single region of the Pseudomonas mandelii genome encodes:
- the lolA gene encoding outer membrane lipoprotein chaperone LolA, translated as MRLIRMLLLPVLALTTLSAHADDKDVARLTQLLEKSQTLTARFSQLTLDGSGTQLQETAGQMSLQRPGLFYWHTDAPQEQLMVSDGKKVSLWDPDLEQVTIKTLDQRLTQTPALLLSGDVSKISQSFDISAKEAGGVIDFTLKPKTKDTLFDSLRLSFRNGLVNDMQLIDSVGQRTNILFTGVKANEPIPASKFKFDIPKGADVIQE; from the coding sequence ATGCGTCTTATCCGCATGCTGTTGCTGCCGGTACTGGCTTTGACCACGCTCTCGGCCCACGCCGATGACAAGGACGTGGCGCGTCTGACCCAACTGCTGGAAAAATCCCAGACCCTGACTGCGCGCTTCTCTCAGCTGACGCTGGATGGCAGCGGCACCCAGTTGCAGGAAACGGCCGGGCAAATGTCCCTGCAGCGTCCTGGCCTGTTCTACTGGCATACCGACGCACCGCAAGAGCAATTGATGGTTTCCGATGGCAAGAAGGTGTCCCTTTGGGACCCGGACCTGGAACAGGTCACCATCAAGACCCTTGACCAGCGCCTGACCCAGACACCTGCGCTGCTGCTGTCTGGCGACGTGTCCAAGATCAGCCAGAGCTTTGACATCAGCGCCAAGGAAGCCGGCGGCGTGATCGACTTCACCTTGAAACCGAAAACCAAGGACACCCTGTTCGACAGCCTGCGCCTGTCGTTCCGCAATGGCCTGGTCAATGACATGCAACTGATCGACAGCGTCGGTCAGCGCACCAATATCCTGTTCACCGGCGTGAAGGCCAACGAGCCGATCCCGGCGTCCAAGTTCAAGTTCGACATTCCCAAGGGTGCCGACGTCATTCAAGAGTAA